Proteins encoded together in one Shewanella acanthi window:
- a CDS encoding HNH endonuclease signature motif containing protein — protein sequence MPRFKYTTEMLNFLRDTYAKKSLADTAALFNRAFGLDKSESQLKAAFSNYGITCGRKKGELTKGNLRSVTQTQFDWVKKQYTLLTIEQLTVAFNEKFATEKTVNQIRALTRNHGMKSGRTGRFHAGQKSWNAGMKGYQAGGNSAATRFKKGNNPHNHKPVGSERIDNKDGFVLVKTAEPRTWRLKHIIEWEKHHGSVPADHKIWFIDNDRTNCDISNLMLVTTGEHAVVNKMGLGRANPDAKETVLLLARIKMAATKRKGDCHV from the coding sequence ATGCCTAGATTTAAATACACCACCGAAATGCTCAACTTTTTGCGCGATACCTACGCCAAAAAGTCACTGGCTGATACCGCGGCGCTCTTTAATCGAGCCTTCGGTTTAGACAAATCCGAATCGCAACTTAAAGCCGCCTTTTCTAATTACGGTATTACCTGCGGGCGCAAGAAAGGCGAACTCACTAAAGGCAACCTAAGAAGTGTGACGCAAACGCAATTCGACTGGGTAAAAAAGCAATATACCCTGCTCACGATCGAACAACTAACCGTGGCCTTTAACGAGAAATTTGCCACCGAAAAAACCGTTAATCAGATCCGCGCACTCACCCGTAACCACGGTATGAAATCAGGCCGCACAGGTAGATTCCATGCAGGACAAAAGTCATGGAACGCTGGCATGAAGGGCTATCAAGCTGGCGGTAACTCAGCCGCCACCAGATTCAAAAAGGGCAATAATCCGCACAACCATAAGCCTGTTGGTTCCGAGCGCATCGATAACAAAGATGGCTTTGTGCTAGTGAAAACAGCAGAACCAAGAACATGGCGCTTAAAGCACATTATTGAATGGGAGAAACACCACGGCAGCGTACCTGCAGATCACAAAATTTGGTTCATCGATAACGACCGTACCAACTGTGACATTAGCAACTTAATGTTAGTCACCACCGGCGAGCATGCTGTCGTAAACAAAATGGGCTTAGGCCGCGCTAACCCAGATGCCAAAGAAACCGTGTTGCTATTAGCCAGGATAAAAATGGCCGCAACAAAACGCAAAGGTGACTGCCATGTATAA
- the alr gene encoding alanine racemase gives MKPFPRAEISSSALQNNLSVLRQQASASKVMAVVKANGYGHGLLNVANCLNTADGFGLARLEEALEVRAGGVKARLLLLEGFFRSTDLPLLVNHDIDTVVHHESQIEMLEQASLSKPVNVWLKVDSGMHRLGVAPEQFSEVYARLMACDNVAKPIHLMTHFACADEPENHYTQMQIEAFNKLTTGLPGDRTLANSAGALYWPKSQGDWIRPGIALYGVSPVAGDCGANHGLIPAMNLVSRLIAVREHKANQPVGYGCYWTAKQDTRLGVVAIGYGDGYPRNAPEGTPVFINGRRVPIVGRVSMDMLTVDLGADATDKVGDDALLWGEALPVEEVAEHIGTIAYELVTKLTPRVAVCLA, from the coding sequence TTGAAACCTTTTCCCCGAGCAGAAATTAGCAGTAGCGCACTGCAAAACAATCTTAGCGTCCTGCGTCAGCAGGCGAGTGCGAGCAAAGTCATGGCCGTGGTGAAAGCCAATGGTTATGGTCATGGATTATTAAACGTGGCCAATTGTCTTAACACCGCCGATGGGTTTGGTTTAGCCCGTTTAGAAGAGGCGCTGGAGGTACGTGCCGGTGGGGTAAAGGCGAGGTTGTTATTGTTAGAAGGCTTTTTCCGCAGCACTGATTTACCCCTACTCGTTAACCACGATATCGATACCGTGGTGCACCATGAGTCGCAAATTGAGATGTTAGAACAGGCTTCGCTTTCAAAGCCCGTCAATGTTTGGTTAAAGGTGGATTCGGGAATGCATCGTTTAGGCGTGGCGCCGGAGCAATTTTCCGAGGTTTACGCGCGCTTGATGGCCTGTGACAATGTGGCAAAGCCGATTCACCTGATGACCCATTTTGCCTGTGCCGATGAGCCAGAAAACCATTACACCCAAATGCAAATTGAGGCATTCAATAAGTTAACCACAGGTTTGCCCGGCGATAGAACACTTGCTAACTCTGCGGGGGCACTCTATTGGCCGAAAAGCCAAGGGGATTGGATCCGACCAGGTATTGCACTTTATGGGGTATCACCTGTGGCAGGTGATTGCGGCGCAAACCATGGATTAATTCCGGCGATGAATCTGGTTTCTCGCTTAATCGCAGTGCGCGAACATAAAGCGAATCAACCCGTAGGTTACGGCTGCTATTGGACGGCAAAGCAAGATACTCGCTTAGGTGTAGTCGCTATAGGTTATGGTGACGGTTACCCACGCAATGCGCCTGAGGGCACGCCAGTCTTTATCAATGGTCGCCGAGTTCCGATTGTTGGCCGTGTATCGATGGACATGTTAACCGTTGATTTAGGTGCTGATGCAACTGATAAAGTCGGTGATGATGCGCTACTGTGGGGCGAGGCGTTACCGGTTGAAGAAGTTGCCGAGCATATAGGCACGATCGCTTACGAGTTAGTGACTAAGCTAACCCCAAGGGTCGCTGTTTGTTTAGCGTAA
- a CDS encoding chemotaxis protein CheX: protein MNVNFINPFLQSLLNVISTMASMDLTPGKPQIKTDNLAKGDVSGLIGMVGPQTKGSLSITFEQKLVLQIMQNMLGENPGKINEEVTDLVGEITNMVTGGAKNLLGDKGYDFDMATPMVVSGKDHTISHKANGTKIIMPFTSPFGTAFIEICFES, encoded by the coding sequence ATGAACGTCAATTTTATTAACCCCTTTCTGCAATCCCTGTTAAATGTGATCTCGACGATGGCCAGCATGGATCTCACGCCGGGTAAACCACAAATTAAAACCGATAACCTGGCAAAAGGTGATGTTTCAGGCTTAATCGGCATGGTAGGTCCACAAACTAAAGGCTCCCTGTCCATCACCTTCGAACAAAAGCTGGTTCTGCAAATTATGCAAAATATGCTTGGCGAGAATCCGGGCAAAATTAATGAAGAAGTGACAGATCTTGTCGGTGAGATCACCAACATGGTTACCGGCGGCGCTAAAAACCTTTTAGGTGATAAGGGCTACGACTTCGATATGGCGACGCCTATGGTGGTGTCTGGGAAAGATCACACGATCTCCCATAAGGCGAACGGCACTAAAATCATCATGCCCTTCACGAGCCCTTTCGGGACAGCCTTTATCGAGATCTGTTTCGAAAGCTAA
- the dnaB gene encoding replicative DNA helicase, with the protein MSQQGAFKPKSKPVDAQVDNLKLPPHSIEAEQSVLGGLMLDADAWDKVAETVVKEDFYSRSHRMIFAAMHRLVEGGQPIDLITVSEQLELENQLEEAGGFAYLGEIAKNTPSAGNIVSYAEIVRERAVVREMIRVAHEIADAGYNPEGRDSSALLDLAESKVFKIAEQRTNANEGPEGIKTILEKTVDKIEQLYNNPHNGVTGVSSGFTDLDRMTAGFQSGDLIIVAARPSMGKTTFAMNLCEQAAMNEDKPVLIFSLEMPSEQIMMRMLASLGRVDQTKIRTGQLDDEDWARVSSTMGIMLEQGKMYIDDGSGLTPTEVRSRARRIAREYGGLSMIMVDYLQLMQVPALSDNRTLEIAEISRSLKALAKELEIPVIALSQLNRSLEQRADKRPVNSDLRESGSIEQDADLIMFIYRDEVYNNDSPDKGTAEIIIGKQRNGPIGRVRLTFQGQFSRFDNYAGPQFEED; encoded by the coding sequence ATGTCACAACAAGGTGCTTTTAAGCCTAAAAGTAAGCCCGTGGATGCCCAGGTTGATAATCTCAAACTGCCACCCCATTCGATTGAGGCTGAACAATCGGTATTAGGCGGCCTGATGTTGGATGCCGATGCTTGGGATAAAGTGGCTGAAACCGTGGTGAAAGAGGACTTTTACTCCCGTTCACACCGGATGATTTTTGCGGCGATGCATCGTCTAGTCGAAGGTGGACAACCCATCGACTTGATTACGGTTTCTGAACAGCTCGAACTTGAAAACCAGCTCGAAGAAGCGGGTGGCTTTGCCTACTTAGGTGAAATTGCGAAGAATACGCCAAGTGCGGGCAATATTGTCTCCTACGCTGAAATCGTGCGTGAACGTGCGGTAGTGCGGGAGATGATCCGTGTAGCCCATGAAATTGCCGATGCGGGTTATAACCCTGAAGGACGAGATTCTAGCGCGTTGCTCGATTTAGCCGAGAGTAAAGTCTTTAAGATTGCTGAGCAGCGCACCAATGCTAATGAAGGTCCAGAAGGCATTAAAACCATTCTCGAAAAAACCGTCGATAAGATTGAGCAGCTCTATAACAACCCCCATAACGGTGTCACTGGTGTATCGAGTGGTTTTACCGATCTTGACCGTATGACCGCGGGCTTCCAATCAGGTGACTTAATTATCGTCGCAGCGCGTCCGTCTATGGGGAAAACGACCTTCGCGATGAACCTCTGTGAACAGGCGGCGATGAACGAAGACAAGCCCGTGCTTATCTTCAGTCTCGAGATGCCTTCAGAACAGATTATGATGCGTATGTTGGCCTCATTAGGCCGCGTCGACCAAACCAAAATTCGTACCGGTCAGCTCGATGATGAGGATTGGGCGCGGGTATCATCGACCATGGGGATCATGCTCGAACAGGGCAAAATGTATATCGACGATGGCTCAGGCTTAACACCCACAGAAGTGCGAAGCCGCGCCCGTCGTATCGCCCGTGAGTATGGCGGCTTGTCGATGATCATGGTCGACTACTTGCAGTTAATGCAGGTGCCAGCATTATCGGATAACCGTACCCTTGAAATTGCGGAGATTTCGCGCTCCCTTAAAGCCTTAGCCAAAGAGCTTGAGATCCCAGTGATAGCATTGTCCCAGCTTAACCGCTCGCTTGAACAACGTGCCGATAAGCGCCCAGTAAACTCAGATCTTCGTGAATCGGGCTCTATCGAGCAGGATGCGGATCTCATCATGTTTATTTACCGTGATGAGGTGTATAACAACGATTCCCCCGACAAAGGCACGGCTGAGATCATTATCGGTAAACAGCGTAACGGCCCCATCGGTCGTGTTCGCCTAACGTTCCAAGGTCAGTTTTCTCGTTTCGATAACTACGCTGGCCCACAGTTCGAAGAAGATTAA
- a CDS encoding Fe2+-dependent dioxygenase: protein MLIEIPNVFSKQEVTQLRSQLDERNWIDGNQTSGVMASTRKRNQQLDKGDPVAIAIGELIMERLLAHPLFVSAALPLQFYPPLFNRYQGGETFGYHIDNAIRSTSDGLVRTDLSATLFLSDPESYDGGELVIQDTYGQQSVKLSAGSLVLYPSTSLHQVTPVTSGERTSAFMWLQSMIRDEGQRRILFQLDQSIQTLTAERAPEQEIFNLTGIYHNLLRRWSEL from the coding sequence ATGCTGATTGAAATTCCAAATGTATTTTCCAAGCAAGAGGTGACTCAACTACGCTCGCAGCTAGATGAGCGTAACTGGATTGACGGCAATCAAACCTCCGGGGTGATGGCGAGTACCCGTAAGCGTAACCAACAGTTGGATAAGGGAGATCCCGTCGCGATAGCCATCGGCGAGTTAATCATGGAGCGACTCTTAGCCCATCCGCTGTTTGTGTCAGCAGCGTTGCCATTACAATTCTATCCGCCGCTATTTAACCGTTATCAAGGCGGAGAAACCTTTGGCTATCACATCGATAATGCGATTCGCTCAACGAGTGATGGCCTAGTGCGTACCGATCTTTCTGCCACGCTGTTTTTAAGTGACCCAGAAAGTTACGACGGTGGCGAGCTGGTGATTCAAGACACCTACGGCCAGCAGAGCGTGAAATTATCGGCAGGCTCGCTAGTACTTTATCCATCGACTAGCTTGCATCAAGTGACGCCCGTGACGTCGGGTGAGCGCACATCGGCCTTTATGTGGCTACAGAGCATGATCCGCGATGAAGGTCAGCGCCGCATTTTGTTCCAGCTCGACCAATCAATTCAGACCTTAACCGCTGAAAGAGCGCCGGAGCAGGAGATATTTAATCTTACGGGGATTTACCACAACCTACTGCGCCGCTGGAGTGAGCTTTAA
- a CDS encoding TonB-dependent receptor, with amino-acid sequence MKLVKRRNSRIKLGSQVLGSLSLGMAVYAMPSMATEEQASVADKKLEHIEVNGEYLGYNSRKIQSGKFTEDLLNTAKTVSVINQDLMKDMGAQSFTDALRATPGVTLGTGEGGNPYGDRPFIRGYDAQSSTFINGMRNVGSQSRETFNIEQIEVLKGPSSVYNGRGAVGGSINIVTKKAQANDFINADVAIGTDSLKRASLDVNHVIGDEAAVRVNMMAHDSDTPGRDAVSGHRWGVAPSIALGLTTPTKVTLEYYHFENHDIPDYGIPYDQSTGEPVDVDPDNFYGLLARDFRDTMDDTASVLISHDFANDLQLTSTSMYSRNTNYYITTNPDDTTGNVANGYVWRNTKSRHSVTKTLSTQLQLTGEGTLAGFTNRFALGSELSNERTSNAAFTVDVGNGRNAGCNDELLASYNCTLLDNPNPNDPWEGTITLSTDPTVTETDTRSIYAFNTIELTKAWIVNGGIRWDDFSTTSENSTASYGNDSDFFNYQLSVLFKPTDNGSIYAAWGTSSNPPGTSNGDGAENIGVANSDLKPEDTESYELGTKWDFISGRLSLNGSVFRIEKDNARVAVEGGRNAPQENVGKQLVQGFEIGFSGDLTDDWHGFGGYTYLDATLESNGYNVAYDGNRFPNTAKNSVSIFTTYDVTDAINVGMGAYYMSRVYGNTANTLSIPSYWRYDLSSSYKMNDSFTFRLNVQNLLDERYYDKAYSNHFANMAPGRLVMLSADMRF; translated from the coding sequence ATGAAACTAGTAAAACGTCGTAATAGCCGCATAAAACTGGGTTCCCAAGTTTTAGGTTCACTTTCCCTAGGAATGGCTGTCTATGCGATGCCCTCAATGGCGACGGAAGAACAGGCCTCAGTAGCCGATAAAAAACTCGAACATATTGAAGTGAATGGTGAGTACTTGGGCTATAACAGCCGAAAAATACAGTCCGGTAAATTTACTGAAGATCTGCTCAATACTGCGAAAACCGTTAGCGTCATCAATCAAGACCTAATGAAGGACATGGGCGCTCAAAGCTTTACCGATGCCCTGCGTGCAACGCCGGGGGTCACACTTGGTACGGGTGAAGGCGGGAATCCCTATGGCGATAGACCCTTTATCCGTGGTTACGATGCGCAATCATCAACCTTTATCAATGGTATGCGTAACGTGGGCTCACAGAGCCGCGAAACCTTTAACATCGAACAGATTGAAGTGCTTAAGGGCCCAAGTTCGGTTTATAACGGTCGTGGCGCGGTAGGCGGTAGTATCAATATCGTGACCAAAAAAGCCCAGGCAAACGATTTTATTAATGCCGATGTCGCAATTGGTACCGATTCACTTAAACGTGCGAGTTTAGATGTTAACCATGTGATTGGTGATGAAGCGGCGGTTCGTGTCAATATGATGGCCCACGATTCAGATACTCCTGGTCGTGATGCAGTGTCTGGTCATCGCTGGGGTGTTGCGCCTTCGATTGCCTTAGGGTTAACCACACCAACTAAAGTGACTCTCGAATATTATCACTTTGAAAACCATGATATTCCCGACTATGGCATTCCCTATGATCAATCAACAGGTGAGCCAGTTGATGTCGACCCAGATAATTTCTATGGCTTATTAGCGCGTGATTTTCGCGATACTATGGATGACACCGCATCTGTACTGATTAGCCACGATTTTGCCAATGACTTACAGCTGACATCGACTTCAATGTATAGCCGTAATACAAACTACTACATTACCACTAACCCCGACGACACTACGGGTAACGTTGCCAATGGTTATGTATGGCGTAACACTAAATCCCGTCACTCGGTGACTAAAACGCTTTCCACTCAATTACAATTGACGGGTGAAGGCACCTTAGCAGGCTTTACTAACCGCTTTGCCCTTGGTTCTGAATTAAGTAATGAGCGTACTAGCAACGCAGCCTTCACTGTGGATGTCGGTAACGGCCGTAATGCGGGTTGTAATGACGAATTACTCGCAAGCTACAACTGTACTTTACTCGATAATCCAAATCCAAATGACCCTTGGGAAGGTACAATTACCCTAAGCACAGACCCAACGGTAACTGAGACTGACACTCGCTCTATTTATGCTTTTAATACCATTGAGTTAACAAAAGCTTGGATAGTCAACGGCGGTATTCGTTGGGATGATTTCAGCACGACATCCGAAAACTCTACCGCTTCCTATGGCAACGATTCGGATTTCTTTAACTATCAGTTGTCGGTACTGTTTAAGCCTACTGACAATGGCAGTATCTATGCGGCTTGGGGGACATCTTCAAACCCACCAGGGACATCTAATGGTGATGGTGCTGAAAATATAGGCGTAGCCAACTCGGACTTAAAGCCAGAGGATACCGAAAGCTATGAGTTAGGCACTAAGTGGGACTTTATCTCGGGACGTCTATCCCTAAACGGTTCGGTCTTTAGAATCGAAAAAGACAACGCCCGCGTCGCGGTTGAAGGTGGCCGTAATGCGCCACAGGAAAACGTCGGTAAGCAATTAGTACAAGGTTTTGAAATCGGCTTCTCTGGTGACCTTACCGATGATTGGCACGGTTTTGGTGGTTACACTTATTTAGATGCAACACTCGAAAGCAATGGCTATAACGTCGCCTATGATGGTAACCGTTTCCCGAATACGGCTAAAAATAGTGTGAGCATATTTACTACCTATGATGTGACTGACGCAATCAATGTGGGCATGGGTGCTTACTATATGAGTCGAGTGTATGGTAATACCGCTAATACGCTATCGATCCCATCCTACTGGCGCTATGACCTGTCTTCATCCTACAAGATGAATGACTCATTTACATTCCGCTTGAACGTGCAAAATCTACTGGATGAGCGTTATTACGATAAAGCCTATTCCAACCATTTTGCCAACATGGCACCTGGACGTTTGGTAATGTTAAGTGCCGATATGCGCTTCTAA